One Parageobacillus sp. KH3-4 genomic region harbors:
- a CDS encoding glycoside hydrolase family 130 protein, translated as MVRVNRFLENPLITPNDVKPFHRDHEVIGVFNAGVAQYNGEVLLLLRVAERPISKDPKIVKAPVVDFSSGEGKLKVVELHKDDARFDFSDPRVVLYNDSDRRVAYLTSLSYIRIARSKDGRRFTIDETPFIYPGTEREAWGVEDPRVTQIDDTYYIQYSAVSAEGIGVGLASTKDFVTYERLGLIFHPENKDVAIFPEKINGKYYALHRPVPKGIGRPEIWIAESDNLLYWGNHQYLLGLSEEGWDSGRIGGGAVPFKTEKGWLAIYHGADKNHRYCLGAVLLDLHDPTKILAKTEEPILEPEEDYEKNGFFENVVFTCGVVVEEDTVRIYYGAADESIAGAELSLQEIMAKLIYR; from the coding sequence ATGGTGAGAGTCAACCGTTTTCTGGAAAACCCGCTAATTACTCCGAACGATGTGAAACCATTTCATCGCGACCATGAAGTGATAGGGGTTTTTAACGCTGGGGTCGCCCAGTACAATGGCGAAGTGCTGTTATTGCTTCGCGTCGCTGAACGCCCAATTAGTAAAGATCCGAAGATTGTCAAAGCTCCTGTTGTTGATTTTTCGAGCGGAGAAGGAAAACTAAAAGTTGTCGAGCTGCATAAAGATGACGCGAGGTTTGATTTTTCCGATCCACGAGTTGTCCTTTACAACGATTCGGATCGCAGAGTCGCTTATTTGACGTCTTTGTCGTATATTCGTATTGCCCGTAGTAAGGATGGCCGCCGCTTTACCATTGATGAAACCCCTTTCATCTATCCGGGAACGGAACGGGAAGCATGGGGAGTTGAAGATCCGCGCGTGACCCAGATTGATGATACTTATTATATCCAATATAGTGCGGTGTCGGCTGAAGGGATTGGTGTAGGTCTTGCATCGACAAAAGATTTTGTCACTTACGAACGTCTCGGATTAATTTTTCATCCTGAAAATAAAGATGTCGCTATTTTTCCTGAAAAAATTAATGGAAAATACTATGCATTACATCGCCCGGTGCCAAAAGGAATTGGCCGGCCTGAAATTTGGATTGCAGAATCCGATAATCTTCTTTATTGGGGAAATCATCAATACTTGCTGGGCCTCAGTGAAGAAGGATGGGATAGCGGCCGCATTGGTGGAGGCGCAGTCCCGTTTAAAACAGAGAAAGGCTGGTTAGCGATTTATCATGGCGCTGATAAAAATCATCGCTATTGTTTAGGAGCAGTGCTGCTGGATCTTCATGATCCGACCAAAATTCTCGCCAAAACAGAAGAACCTATTTTAGAACCGGAAGAAGATTATGAAAAAAATGGATTCTTTGAGAATGTAGTGTTTACTTGCGGTGTAGTTGTAGAGGAAGACACCGTTAGAATCTACTATGGCGCGGCTGATGAATCCATTGCCGGCGCAGAACTCAGTCTGCAGGAAATAATGGCGAAATTAATTTATCGATAA
- a CDS encoding carbohydrate ABC transporter permease — translation MAGSKKLKTALLYVLAFVVLIIMVFPYLYMILSSLAPWEQVDRKIIPTKLTLRSYEWLFTGGDGVVPRPWLRAFFNSIFVTLSSTVLMLVTAILVGYSLAKLKFKGSRFLNNVILFQMFYPAVILLIPLFLIVRYSGMYDTYWAMILPKAVSLWAIFMYTNFFRSVPDELIEAAKMDGAGQLTIIARIVLPMSKSITTIIFLFLFMERWVELLWDMLVVNNEKMLTLNVLLAQMFGPYGAYPGPMYAASVLLTFPILILFIIFSKNFKEGMQFVLK, via the coding sequence ATGGCTGGGAGTAAGAAATTAAAGACCGCGTTGTTATACGTATTGGCTTTTGTTGTTCTGATCATCATGGTGTTTCCTTATTTATATATGATTTTAAGCTCCTTAGCCCCATGGGAACAAGTTGATCGTAAAATTATTCCGACGAAGTTGACCCTGCGATCATATGAATGGTTATTTACTGGCGGGGATGGCGTTGTTCCGAGACCATGGCTTCGCGCCTTCTTTAACAGCATATTTGTCACCTTGTCTTCTACTGTGCTCATGCTAGTGACGGCGATTCTAGTAGGATATTCTTTAGCTAAATTAAAGTTTAAAGGCAGCCGTTTTCTCAACAATGTCATTTTGTTTCAAATGTTTTATCCGGCGGTTATCCTGTTGATTCCACTCTTTTTGATTGTTCGTTATTCTGGAATGTACGACACGTATTGGGCGATGATCCTGCCGAAAGCCGTGAGTTTGTGGGCGATATTTATGTATACGAACTTTTTCCGCAGCGTACCCGATGAGTTAATTGAAGCGGCGAAAATGGATGGCGCAGGGCAATTAACCATTATTGCGCGAATTGTCTTGCCAATGTCTAAGTCCATCACAACGATTATATTCCTATTCCTCTTTATGGAAAGATGGGTAGAACTTTTATGGGATATGCTGGTAGTTAACAATGAAAAAATGCTGACGCTGAACGTACTGCTCGCACAAATGTTTGGCCCATATGGAGCGTATCCGGGACCAATGTACGCGGCTTCTGTATTATTGACATTTCCAATTCTGATCCTGTTCATTATCTTTAGCAAAAACTTCAAAGAGGGAATGCAGTTTGTATTGAAGTAA
- a CDS encoding extracellular solute-binding protein yields MKKKGFTKLIAALLAVALIGTGCQGQNEGKNAKGDGANNVVEIDFWAAPNPTQQSFWKKMADGYMKEHKNVKIKVSPMPESPSSEAGIQSAIASGHAPVISENISRGFAAQLAASHAIVPLDEFKGFAELISKRQMKETISGWKFADNHQYVLPIYSNAMLFAWRMDVLKELGYDAPPKTYSEVIELGKKLKKKYPDKFLWARADLVKPTWWARWFDFFMLYNAASNGNNFIKGNRFVADDEAGVKTLQFFSDLSKNDLLLTREATDPFENATAIMVDLGPWTFPYWAEKFPEMKFKQNYVLSLPPVPDDVDPNNVKTFADTKGLVIYASATKEQQQAAFDFIKWVYSDANNDLAWFKQTNLPPARDDLSTNEAFASYLAENPQLKQYAENIPNAIPPMDNEKTVEIQELIGKEALNPVVKGQKTADKAWGDMKKAINGVLK; encoded by the coding sequence ATGAAAAAGAAAGGGTTTACGAAACTCATTGCCGCGTTGCTTGCCGTGGCTCTCATTGGTACGGGGTGCCAAGGGCAAAATGAAGGGAAAAATGCAAAAGGGGATGGAGCTAACAACGTTGTTGAAATTGATTTCTGGGCCGCGCCTAACCCGACACAGCAATCGTTTTGGAAAAAGATGGCCGATGGTTATATGAAAGAACATAAAAATGTGAAAATCAAGGTTTCACCAATGCCGGAAAGCCCTTCTTCTGAAGCGGGAATCCAATCCGCCATTGCGTCGGGACATGCCCCGGTGATCTCCGAAAATATTTCTCGAGGTTTTGCTGCCCAATTAGCTGCGAGCCATGCGATTGTACCGTTAGACGAATTTAAAGGTTTTGCTGAATTAATTAGCAAGCGACAAATGAAGGAAACGATTTCAGGATGGAAGTTTGCCGATAACCATCAATACGTCTTGCCGATTTACTCGAATGCGATGTTGTTTGCTTGGAGAATGGATGTTCTAAAAGAGCTTGGGTATGATGCGCCGCCAAAAACATACAGCGAGGTTATTGAACTTGGCAAAAAATTAAAGAAAAAATATCCTGACAAATTTCTGTGGGCGCGGGCTGATTTAGTAAAACCAACATGGTGGGCAAGATGGTTTGATTTCTTTATGTTATATAATGCAGCTTCGAATGGAAACAACTTTATAAAAGGAAATAGATTTGTCGCGGATGACGAAGCGGGTGTAAAAACCCTTCAATTCTTTAGCGATTTAAGTAAAAACGATTTGTTATTGACGAGAGAAGCAACCGACCCGTTTGAAAATGCGACAGCCATTATGGTCGATTTGGGGCCATGGACATTCCCGTATTGGGCGGAAAAATTCCCGGAAATGAAGTTTAAGCAAAATTATGTTTTATCTTTGCCGCCTGTGCCAGATGATGTAGATCCAAACAACGTCAAAACGTTTGCGGACACAAAAGGCCTTGTCATTTATGCTTCTGCTACGAAAGAGCAACAACAAGCTGCGTTCGACTTTATTAAATGGGTATATTCTGATGCAAATAACGATTTAGCTTGGTTCAAACAAACGAATTTGCCACCTGCGCGTGATGATTTATCAACAAATGAAGCGTTTGCCTCTTATCTTGCGGAAAATCCTCAATTAAAACAATATGCGGAAAATATTCCAAACGCGATTCCGCCTATGGATAATGAAAAAACAGTAGAAATTCAAGAATTAATCGGCAAAGAAGCGTTAAATCCGGTTGTGAAAGGGCAAAAAACGGCTGATAAAGCTTGGGGAGATATGAAGAAAGCCATTAACGGGGTGTTAAAGTAA
- a CDS encoding macro domain-containing protein, translating to MIKAVHGDITKLEDVSYICNAANGIGPMGGGVAAAIRKAGGREIEEEAINVCKEQNPQPGDLYVTRAGTLPFQRVIHLVTMKEPTGATSYDIVKTCLHNLVDYCQKHGIDKVALPALGTGVGNLDKTKVAAIFKEVLEPVKDIEFIVVDIDEAFIALFAEKGNLS from the coding sequence GTGATCAAAGCAGTGCATGGGGACATTACCAAGCTTGAAGATGTTTCATATATTTGCAACGCGGCAAACGGAATCGGCCCGATGGGGGGAGGAGTGGCGGCCGCGATTCGCAAAGCCGGCGGCCGCGAGATTGAAGAAGAAGCGATCAACGTTTGCAAGGAACAAAATCCGCAGCCCGGCGATCTTTATGTCACCCGTGCGGGAACCCTTCCGTTTCAGCGCGTTATTCATCTAGTAACGATGAAAGAGCCAACAGGGGCAACTTCTTATGACATTGTCAAAACGTGCTTACACAATTTAGTCGATTATTGCCAAAAACATGGAATTGACAAAGTGGCCCTTCCCGCTTTGGGAACAGGGGTAGGAAATTTGGACAAAACAAAAGTCGCCGCCATTTTCAAAGAAGTGCTGGAGCCGGTGAAAGACATTGAATTCATCGTTGTTGATATTGACGAAGCGTTTATCGCGTTATTCGCTGAAAAAGGCAACCTTTCCTAA
- a CDS encoding sugar ABC transporter permease, which translates to MNKRTTRLGWLLASPYLIYSIIFFLFPLCWAIYLAFTNWNLIAPDYEMVGLQNFIEAFFSKSVRAAFWVTYKFMLMFVPIVIAGSLCLALIIHSLPKLKGLFSVGYFLPYLASGVASAIVVNGVLSYNSPLNTFFRHYFGLDIDWLGSPILAPLIIALMMAWKFMGYYALLFLSGLESIPKEIYEAAEIDGAVGWKRFWHVTVPMLYPSFYTVTILAVGLMFGIFTEPYVLTGGGPDYSTHTWQLEIYNQAFEKLNAGYGTAIAIINSVVTFASILVFRKVLEKWGARHGWE; encoded by the coding sequence ATGAATAAAAGAACGACAAGGTTGGGGTGGCTTTTGGCCAGCCCATACCTTATCTATTCCATCATATTTTTTCTGTTTCCGCTTTGTTGGGCCATTTATTTAGCGTTTACAAACTGGAATTTAATTGCTCCTGATTACGAAATGGTCGGACTGCAAAATTTTATCGAAGCGTTTTTTAGTAAGAGCGTACGGGCTGCGTTTTGGGTCACTTATAAATTTATGTTGATGTTTGTTCCTATCGTTATTGCGGGATCACTCTGTTTAGCTTTGATTATCCATTCTTTGCCTAAGCTGAAAGGTTTGTTTTCGGTAGGATATTTCTTGCCTTATTTGGCATCGGGAGTGGCTTCTGCCATTGTCGTCAATGGGGTATTATCTTATAACAGTCCACTAAACACGTTCTTTCGGCATTATTTCGGTTTGGACATTGATTGGTTAGGTTCCCCGATTTTAGCGCCGTTGATCATCGCTCTTATGATGGCGTGGAAATTCATGGGATACTATGCGTTGTTGTTTTTATCTGGTTTAGAAAGCATACCGAAAGAAATCTATGAAGCAGCTGAAATAGATGGCGCCGTCGGATGGAAAAGGTTTTGGCACGTAACCGTTCCCATGCTGTATCCGTCGTTTTATACCGTCACCATTTTAGCAGTAGGTTTAATGTTTGGAATCTTTACGGAACCATACGTATTAACGGGCGGAGGACCAGATTATTCAACACATACATGGCAGCTGGAAATTTATAATCAGGCATTCGAAAAATTAAATGCCGGATATGGGACAGCAATAGCGATCATCAATTCTGTTGTAACGTTCGCGTCGATTCTCGTGTTTAGAAAGGTTTTAGAAAAGTGGGGTGCAAGACATGGCTGGGAGTAA
- a CDS encoding glycoside hydrolase family 2 protein, whose amino-acid sequence MLINKNWKIQYFDVGQVRDLTIADPNYIDHFWMSAKVPGDVHSILREKNLLDDPFFGHNDLKAKWVEEKVWWYRTEFTFEKDGLDPDERLELIFEGLDTFATVYLNGVELGSTENMFISHTFDVTREIVNGKNVLAVKFNPVSYQLKDKEKNYWAGFDKDRIWARKAQYHFGWDWGPRILTVGIWKDVRLEKRKIAKIESVYARTLDIQDSRALVQIDICTKNFVRGKQLRAEIMLKDQEQQFFRAVNMDKDRATLTLNIDHPKLWWTHDLGEPHLYQLAVVLKWEDEVLDTYETEIGIRTIEVMQRDREGNRRFTFVLNGVEIFAKGANWIPVDSFLGSAPESRYRHLIQLAKEANMNMLRVWGGGIYEKDVFYQECNRQGILVWQDFMFACALYPDYNRDYMENVRKEVISVVKRLRNHPSIALWCGNNENDWLYEVERAAGNIHTPFYGEKIYHELIPELLEELDPSRLYWPSSPYGGNDHNSEEEGDRHNWQVWHGNIEPRRFGQNLGQNISVEGVSFRNYKKDHARFCSEFGMHASANRYTLEKNMPEGTFYWGSDELAYRNKDYHHIKGILLMEGYTGIPKNIEEYMNYSMLTQAEGLKYGMEHYRRNKPQTSGALIWQLNDCWPGTSWSMIDYYLLPKASYYYSKKFNAPLVYTLEHDPGDDLHLWVVNDQLEDVRDTLVLEVFRFNGELVYSKEFFIHVKGNVSLRIASLTEAEVLQGEPAEQVVVRLKSLNKKAEENYYYLRNHKDLQLPKAKLQVKVIPEKQEVAIRTDCFARFVKLELPGEKIVFSDNFFDLLPLERKIIKIRHLDGQAVSLEGLSVSAINGSA is encoded by the coding sequence TTGTTAATCAATAAAAATTGGAAAATACAGTATTTCGATGTCGGGCAGGTAAGAGATTTGACGATTGCCGATCCAAACTATATTGATCACTTTTGGATGTCCGCAAAGGTGCCAGGAGATGTCCATTCGATTTTGCGAGAAAAAAATTTGCTTGATGATCCCTTTTTTGGCCATAATGATTTGAAAGCAAAATGGGTCGAAGAAAAAGTTTGGTGGTATCGTACCGAATTTACATTTGAAAAAGATGGCTTAGATCCAGATGAACGGCTGGAGTTGATTTTTGAAGGTTTAGATACTTTTGCGACGGTTTATTTGAACGGAGTGGAATTAGGGTCTACGGAAAATATGTTTATTTCTCATACTTTTGATGTTACTAGGGAAATCGTGAATGGAAAAAATGTTTTAGCTGTCAAATTTAATCCTGTTTCCTATCAATTAAAGGATAAGGAGAAGAATTATTGGGCTGGATTTGACAAAGACCGCATATGGGCGCGCAAGGCTCAATATCATTTTGGCTGGGACTGGGGACCGCGAATTTTAACGGTAGGAATTTGGAAAGATGTGCGCTTAGAAAAAAGAAAAATTGCCAAAATCGAAAGTGTTTATGCAAGAACGCTGGACATCCAAGATTCCCGGGCGCTTGTGCAAATTGATATTTGCACCAAAAACTTTGTCAGGGGAAAACAGTTACGTGCAGAAATTATGTTAAAAGATCAAGAACAACAGTTTTTCCGAGCTGTAAATATGGACAAAGATCGGGCGACGCTTACGTTGAATATCGACCATCCGAAACTTTGGTGGACGCATGATTTAGGAGAACCACATCTTTATCAATTGGCGGTCGTTTTAAAATGGGAAGATGAAGTTCTCGATACATACGAAACAGAAATAGGGATTCGCACGATTGAAGTCATGCAAAGAGATCGCGAAGGAAATCGGCGGTTTACCTTTGTGTTAAATGGAGTAGAGATTTTTGCCAAAGGGGCGAACTGGATTCCTGTTGACAGCTTTTTAGGATCTGCGCCGGAATCGCGCTACCGTCATCTTATTCAACTAGCAAAAGAAGCGAATATGAATATGCTGCGCGTATGGGGCGGAGGGATTTATGAAAAAGACGTTTTTTATCAAGAATGCAACCGCCAAGGAATTTTAGTTTGGCAAGACTTTATGTTTGCCTGCGCGCTATACCCGGATTACAACCGCGATTATATGGAAAACGTCCGCAAAGAAGTGATTTCGGTTGTTAAGCGGCTGCGGAATCATCCTTCGATCGCTTTATGGTGTGGAAATAACGAAAATGATTGGCTATATGAAGTGGAGCGTGCTGCTGGCAACATTCATACACCTTTTTACGGGGAAAAAATCTATCATGAGTTAATTCCTGAACTATTGGAAGAGCTAGATCCTTCTCGATTATACTGGCCAAGCTCGCCATATGGCGGAAATGATCACAATTCGGAAGAGGAAGGGGACCGTCATAATTGGCAAGTTTGGCATGGGAATATAGAACCTCGCAGATTCGGACAAAATTTAGGGCAAAACATCAGCGTGGAGGGGGTTTCGTTTCGAAATTATAAAAAGGATCACGCACGGTTTTGCAGCGAGTTTGGCATGCATGCTTCTGCGAATCGCTATACGCTGGAAAAAAATATGCCTGAGGGCACTTTTTATTGGGGCAGCGATGAATTGGCGTATCGGAATAAAGATTACCATCATATAAAAGGGATTTTGTTAATGGAAGGGTATACCGGCATTCCAAAAAATATAGAGGAATACATGAATTATTCGATGCTCACACAGGCCGAAGGCTTAAAGTACGGAATGGAACATTACCGCCGCAATAAACCGCAAACAAGCGGTGCTTTAATCTGGCAATTGAATGACTGCTGGCCTGGCACGAGCTGGTCTATGATCGATTATTACCTGTTGCCGAAAGCTTCATATTACTATAGCAAAAAATTTAATGCCCCGCTTGTATATACGCTTGAACATGACCCTGGCGATGATTTGCATTTATGGGTTGTGAATGACCAATTGGAAGATGTAAGAGATACGCTGGTGCTCGAAGTATTTCGATTTAATGGCGAGCTAGTGTATTCCAAAGAATTTTTTATCCATGTGAAGGGAAATGTTTCGCTTCGTATTGCTTCCTTGACCGAAGCGGAGGTGTTGCAAGGAGAGCCCGCTGAACAAGTGGTTGTCCGTTTAAAATCGTTGAATAAAAAAGCAGAAGAAAATTATTATTACTTGCGAAATCATAAGGACCTCCAGCTCCCGAAAGCGAAGCTGCAAGTAAAAGTGATCCCGGAAAAACAAGAAGTAGCAATTCGTACGGATTGTTTTGCCCGTTTTGTCAAACTGGAACTTCCGGGAGAGAAAATTGTTTTTTCGGATAATTTCTTTGACTTGCTTCCTTTGGAGCGAAAGATCATCAAGATTAGACATTTAGATGGCCAAGCCGTTTCTTTAGAAGGCTTAAGCGTATCCGCCATCAACGGCAGTGCTTGA
- a CDS encoding MFS transporter: protein MERIEDALSFETKRQPGWKLYVSLPVLSWALYDFANTIFSSNVNTIFFPLYVSETVGKSESLNQVASTFISYANALASFFLVVFSPLYGTWIDRTGQRKKWLGVFTALSVAATLLMGVAGYSNHANFIFGLPASFVIIVLLFVAAKFFYHSSLVFYDSMISSLGNKQEIPLISGFGVAVGYVGTLVGLAVYPFVGEKDYYRAFIPSALLFLFFSLPLFCFVKEEAAALKRKTGFFAGYRDIYATLKEMKKYQHIFTFMIAYFFLNDAVATTIAIMSVYAKVIAGFTAGEFILLYLVSTVSSIIGSFLFGYITRSKGAKKAVLYVGILMCIALAIGVFAFSKLSFWLAGSLFGVSLGAMWVTSRTYIVELSPKDKQGQFFGLFAFSGKVSAIIGPAIYGSITLLLHSYGNIANRLAMGSLLLMVLLGIFFLRKVKPQAPAEPES from the coding sequence GTGGAAAGGATAGAAGATGCCTTGTCTTTTGAAACAAAGAGGCAGCCGGGATGGAAACTGTATGTTTCTTTGCCGGTTTTATCGTGGGCGTTGTATGATTTTGCGAATACGATTTTTTCCTCAAATGTGAATACGATTTTTTTTCCGCTTTATGTTTCGGAAACGGTGGGGAAAAGCGAGAGCTTGAACCAGGTCGCCAGTACGTTTATTTCATATGCGAATGCGTTAGCCTCTTTCTTTTTAGTTGTATTTTCTCCTTTATACGGCACATGGATTGACCGGACTGGGCAAAGAAAGAAATGGCTTGGGGTATTTACGGCTCTTTCGGTTGCGGCGACTTTGCTCATGGGCGTTGCCGGATATTCGAATCATGCGAATTTCATTTTTGGGTTGCCGGCGTCTTTTGTAATAATAGTGCTTTTATTTGTCGCAGCAAAGTTTTTTTACCATTCGAGCCTTGTTTTTTACGATTCCATGATCTCTAGTTTAGGGAATAAACAGGAAATTCCGCTTATCTCCGGTTTTGGCGTTGCCGTCGGATATGTCGGAACGCTTGTCGGGCTTGCCGTGTATCCGTTTGTTGGCGAAAAGGATTACTACCGGGCTTTTATTCCAAGCGCCCTTTTGTTTCTCTTCTTTTCTTTACCGCTTTTTTGCTTTGTCAAAGAAGAAGCCGCTGCGCTAAAGCGGAAGACTGGATTTTTTGCGGGTTATCGGGATATTTATGCGACGTTGAAAGAAATGAAAAAGTACCAACACATTTTTACTTTTATGATTGCTTATTTCTTTTTAAATGATGCTGTAGCGACGACGATCGCCATCATGTCCGTTTATGCCAAGGTCATTGCCGGGTTTACGGCGGGGGAATTTATCCTTTTGTATTTAGTTTCCACGGTTTCTAGCATTATAGGTTCCTTTCTTTTTGGCTATATTACGAGAAGCAAAGGGGCGAAAAAAGCGGTTTTATATGTCGGCATCTTGATGTGCATTGCACTGGCGATAGGGGTGTTTGCTTTTTCCAAGCTTTCTTTTTGGCTTGCTGGAAGTTTGTTCGGCGTCAGTTTAGGAGCGATGTGGGTCACTTCGAGAACATATATTGTCGAACTTTCTCCGAAAGACAAGCAAGGGCAGTTTTTCGGACTGTTCGCTTTTTCCGGAAAAGTGTCGGCCATCATCGGTCCGGCGATTTATGGAAGCATTACCCTCCTTCTCCATTCATACGGAAACATTGCCAATCGGTTGGCGATGGGATCGTTGCTGTTGATGGTGCTCCTTGGCATTTTCTTTTTGCGAAAGGTAAAGCCACAGGCGCCTGCCGAGCCGGAAAGCTGA
- a CDS encoding substrate-binding domain-containing protein, which produces MKKKVTMQDIADRLNISKNSVSQALRGKQGVSEETRKLVKRVAEEMGYQYPGERKKKKQGKTGNIGLIASDLTFSFKNFFGEIYLSIEKEVIKRGMNLHIQSVNQEQKERLILPSFIENKMVDGILILSHISTEYVNKVISTGIPTILVDHHHPNIQADAVLTNNRFGAYLAVQHLIELNHRDIAFIGNIDYSPSYEERYEGYLLALKEHGIKPNEDFIFTNAEEKEEVVLQYIQQLKKQPTAWFCANDGLGFLVNSCLQQHGIQVPDQASVCSYDNGQLSKIAKPKTTTVDIDLELYGKRAVELLFWRMENKNEPFQEILLSSKLIKRESTALAPKQL; this is translated from the coding sequence ATGAAAAAGAAAGTAACGATGCAAGATATTGCAGATCGATTAAATATATCGAAAAATTCCGTATCACAAGCATTAAGGGGAAAACAAGGAGTCAGCGAAGAAACGCGGAAACTGGTCAAACGCGTTGCCGAAGAAATGGGATACCAATATCCAGGAGAACGAAAGAAAAAGAAACAAGGAAAAACGGGGAACATCGGGTTAATCGCTTCGGATTTGACATTTTCCTTTAAAAATTTTTTTGGAGAAATTTATTTGAGCATTGAAAAAGAAGTAATAAAGCGAGGCATGAACTTGCACATTCAATCGGTCAACCAAGAACAGAAAGAACGGCTTATTTTGCCTTCATTTATCGAAAACAAAATGGTAGACGGCATCTTGATTCTTTCGCACATCAGCACAGAATACGTTAATAAAGTGATTTCAACCGGTATTCCGACGATACTTGTTGATCACCACCATCCCAATATTCAGGCAGATGCCGTATTAACAAATAACCGCTTTGGCGCCTACCTTGCCGTTCAGCATTTAATCGAGCTCAATCACCGCGACATCGCTTTTATCGGCAATATCGATTATTCGCCGAGTTATGAAGAACGATATGAAGGGTATTTACTTGCCTTGAAAGAACATGGAATTAAACCAAATGAAGATTTTATTTTCACAAACGCAGAAGAAAAAGAAGAAGTCGTGCTCCAATATATTCAACAATTAAAAAAACAGCCAACCGCGTGGTTTTGCGCCAATGACGGATTAGGATTTCTCGTTAATTCATGCCTGCAACAGCACGGCATTCAAGTTCCAGACCAAGCATCCGTGTGTAGCTATGATAACGGACAGCTGTCCAAAATAGCGAAACCAAAAACAACAACTGTCGACATTGATTTGGAACTGTATGGAAAAAGAGCAGTAGAACTACTGTTCTGGAGAATGGAGAATAAAAATGAACCGTTCCAAGAAATTCTGCTCTCATCCAAACTGATTAAAAGGGAGTCCACTGCATTAGCGCCAAAACAACTATGA